A genomic window from Glycine soja cultivar W05 chromosome 10, ASM419377v2, whole genome shotgun sequence includes:
- the LOC114371768 gene encoding uncharacterized protein LOC114371768, giving the protein MSQGQAVPFAGKWHRFTVRNDGEKVVPEPQGDAEHTEIWESEVMIPFVVERTVYSFGGPLPDQESLSSSMNKVFPCYPTCEPRIFDSEPYNFNCLSKPHKLFRSAPSIAHRDYIPWLDRVEQAYEDFWKTYGIFDLIQFSRFGPEYRPEMLIAAMHFFESSTNTFQFKCGMMTPTLLDVAALTGLRPNGETYDPTKSSDNIKLVYKENTFSKYIAEHKGSVEEEVSDEEHVAFLTLWLSHYVFCTKSLQVAKRFIPMAIQIHEGQSFGFGRLLLAVLYESLGEACDDLKKSKDGSSFLVSGPMWLLQLWLNATFEQEMGLIIPQDYAEEVANRSIEGQRALRLTPKTFDQNPQKLFLKYMKIFLSFDKFLPQHAPFISREVGPAWFTDDFPAVDPDNEEEVNEIWSFYLNPQILSCRTGVQSNYLGLVGYQPNLVSRQFGLSQIRPKSLFEDPRDVIRGANLSEKTFKKFLKISLDENYNLHPFEFNHSHFCTMGFVTWWEKYYSGRSVGDTTIMISRLESGFTQPTVENIRSNLQARGKTIMTKKIAETSRADVRPKKPTGVKIQEWKQEEKNHKKDDSTETTTTSKRSKRVVIEFDEEKDEEEERPLVRKRKSPETSTKSADQTEAGDSQAQMPKKKKKVKQIEPEPSVTVEGGEPVRKKKKKTKSSKEQGENQPVDVQPPSTDVGGAETETTPSIAEMGNLVEQPDLPQEHPTVEVQQNVSVEEIPSCTRTSPASETDAVNVEEQGEGQGIGPSSPQGSSQRSSSEEHFSDEEAIQEAEAGGSDIFPASSTSKLSASIGIAEDTFIQMQDEDPAAALRLLLNTSQANTSSEKNPGASSSSDADITSTVRQDCLLLKLSMEYARADVLKSIEENPSAAFGHLNFLKKLHNPLTSDEILGKVIQIESIIDQFANTVQKKRENGARLDAQKQAHILLLEKARAAQREVERLTKEAKEGSSEIKACDDNISSWEATITNLLSQVDDLRQKIVTEQDKRKELQEKAADSIQKLVAEKGREGLKAFSASQAVADEARAMESADQVLSKEMATLKKLYEDLVLH; this is encoded by the exons ATGTCGCAAGGCCAAGCAGTTCCGTTTGCTGGGAAATGGCACCGTTTTACAGTCAGGAACGACGGAGAGAAGGTGGTTCCAGAACCACAAGGCGACGCCGAACACACAGAAATCTGGGAATCGGAGGTGATGATCCCTTTCGTAGTGGAAAGGACAGTTTACTCTTTCGGTGGACCTCTGCCAGACCAAGAGTCACTCTCGAGTTCAATGAACAAGGTATTCCCCTGCTACCCAACTTGCGAACCTAGGATTTTTGATAGTGAGCCTTACAACTTCAACTGTTTAAGCAAACCCCACAAACTCTTTCGATCCGCCCCGTCAATAGCCCATAGGGATTACATACCTTGGCTTGATCGAGTCGAACAAGCGTATGAGGATTTCTGGAAGACATATGGCATATTTGACTTAATACAATTCTCTCGATTTGGTCCTGAATATCGACCAGAAATGCTGATAGCAGCTATGCATTTTTTCGAGTCTTCTACCAACACCTTTCAATTTAAATGTGGTATGATGACCCCCACTCTCTTAGACGTAGCCGCTCTCACAGGCCTTAGGCCTAACGGAGAAACTTATGATCCCACTAAATCTAGTGATAATATTAAACTAGTATATAAGGAGAACACCTTTTCCAAATATATAGCTGAACACAAAGGATCGGTCGAAGAGGAAGTTTCTGATGAAGAGCACGTAGCCTTCTTGACCCTATGGCTATCTCACTACGTCTTTTGCACAAAATCCTTGCAAGTAGCCAAAAGATTTATTCCAATGGCAATACAAATTCATGAAGGTCAAAGCTTTGGATTTGGACGCCTCTTGTTAGCAGTACTATACGAATCGCTTGGTGAGGCATGCGATGACCTGAAGAAATCGAAGGATGGGTCTTCCTTCTTAGTTTCTGGGCCTATGTGGCTTCTCCAGTTGTGGCTTAATGCCACTTTCGAACAAGAAATGGGATTAATAATCCCACAAGATTATGCTGAAGAAGTTGCCAATCGCTCGATCGAAGGCCAGAGAGCACTTCGATTAACACCCAAGACCTTCGATCAAAACCCACAAAAGCTGTTCCTCAAGTACATGAAGATTTTTCTGAGTTTTGACAAGTTTCTTCCCCAACATGCTCCATTCATTAGTCGAGAGGTCGGCCCGGCCTGGTTCACTGACGATTTTCCTGCTGTCGATCCGGACAATGAAGAAGAAGTGAATGAAATATGGTCATTTTACTTGAATCCACAGATCCTGTCCTGTCGTACAGGTGTTCAATCGAACTATTTAGGCCTGGTTGGATACCAGCCTAATTTGGTTTCAAGACAATTTGGCCTCTCGCAGATCCGTCCCAAAAGCTTGTTCGAAGATCCTAGAGACGTCATAAGAGGGGCCAATCTTTCAGAAAAGACTTTCAAGAAATTTTTGAAGATTTCTCTTGATGAAAACTATAACCTGCATCCTTTTGAGTTCAACCATTCCCACTTCTGCACCATGGGATTTGTTACCTGGTGGGAGAAATATTATTCGGGCCGTTCGGTTGGAGACACAACTATCATGATCTCCAGACTTGAGAGTGGTTTTACACAACCAACGGTCGAGAATATCCGCTCAAACCTTCAAGCTCGAG GCAAAACAATCATGACAAAGAAAATTGCTGAAACATCTCGAGCTGATGTGAGACCCAAGAAACCCACTGGGGTGAAGATCCAAGAATGGAAACAAGAAGAGAAG aaTCATAAGAAAGATGATAGCACCGAGACTACCACGACCTCAAAACGCTCGAAGCGTGTGGTCATCGAATTCGACGAAGAAAAAGAT gaagaagaggaaagacctcttgtaagaaaaagaaaatcacctgAGACTTCGACCAAATCTGCTGACCAAACAGAGGCAGGCGATTCCCAGGCTCAAATgcctaagaagaaaaagaaagtgaagcaGATCGAGCCTGAACCTTCTGTGACGGTCGAGGGTGGTGAGCCAGtcaggaagaaaaagaagaagaccaAGTCTTCAAAAGAACAAGGTGAGAATCAACCTGTTGACGTCCAACCACCTTCGACTGATGTTGGCGGCGCTGAAACAGAAACTACTCCCTCTATTGCTGAGATGGGCAACCTTGTCGAACAACCGGACTTACCACAAGAACACCCTACCGTCGAG GTACAACAAAATGTTTCTGTAGAAGAAATACCCTCTTGTACTCGCACCTCTCCTGCTTCTGAGACGGATGCAGTGAATGTTGAGGAACAGGGTGAAGGTCAAGGTATTGGACCCAGCAGTCCTCAGGGATCGAGTCAGAGAAGTTCATCTGAAGAACACTTTTCCGATGAAGAGGCCATACAAGAGGCTGAAGCTGGAGGTTCAGACATTTTCCCAGCGTCTTCGACATCTAAGCTTTCCGCTAGCATAGGGATCGCAGAGGATACATTCATTCAAATGCAAGACGAAGACCCTGCTGCAGCCCTTCGACTCCTGCTGAACACCAGTCAAGCCAACACCTCAAGTGAAAAGAATCCTGGTGCTTCGTCCTCATCTGATGCTGATATAACCTCTACAGTACGCCAAGATTGCCTGCTTTTGAAGTTATCAATGGAATACGCACGGGCAGACGTACTTAAATCCATTGAAGAGAACCCTTCTGCTGCTTTTGGGCACCTGaactttttgaagaaattgcataACCCCCTTACTTCTGATGAGATTCTGGGCAAAGTTATACAAATCGAGTCCATTATCGATCAATTTGCAAATACTGTGCAGAAAAAACGCGAAAATGGCGCCAGACTCGATGCCCAGAAACAAGCACATATCCTTCTGCTCGAGAAAGCCCGAGCGGCTCAACGTGAAGTCGAGCGTCTCACCAAAGAGGCGAAAGAAGGATCTTCTGAGATCAAAGCCTGTGATGATAACATCTCCTCCTGGGAGGCAACTATTACAAATTTGCTGTCTCAGGTCGATGATCTAAGGCAGAAAATTGTAACAGAGCAGGACAAACGCAAAGAACTCCAGGAGAAGGCTGCTGATTCGATTCAGAAGCTGGTTGCCGAAAAAGGGAGGGAAGGCCTGAAGGCCTTTAGTGCATCTCAAGCGGTAGCAGATGAGGCGAGAGCTATGGAGAGTGCTGACCAGGTTTTGAGCAAAGAGATGGCCACCTTGAAGAAACTATATGAGGACTTAGTCCTGCATTAG